The genomic DNA GTTACGATAACGTTGGCTCCGAGTCCCTTGGCGCGCATGGCAACCCCTTTGCCGCACCAGCCGTAACCGACAACAACGACCGTTTTGCCTGCAACGACAAGGTTCGTCGTCCGGTTAATGCCGTCCCAGACCGATTGGCCTGTTCCATAGCGGTTGTCAAACAAGTATTTGCAATATGCATCATTGACCGCAACCATCGGGAACTTCAGCTGGCCTTCCTTATCCATCGCTTTGAGGCGCAAAATACCGGTTGTCGTTTCTTCGGCGCCGCCGCGAACGTTCTCCAGCAGGTCGGGACGCTCGGAGTGCAAAATGCTGACCAGGTCGCCTCCGTCGTCAATGATCAGATCAGGCTTGTTCTCCAGAGCGCGGATCATCAGCTCTTTATATTCCTTCGGATCGGGATTATATTTCGCAAACACCGTTACGCCGTCCTCGACAAGCGCCGCGCATACATCATCCTGCGTGGATAGAGGGTTGCTGCCCGTTATGGTAACCTCAGCTCCGCCCGCTTGCACCACTTTTGCCAGATAGGCGGTTTTGGCCTCCAAGTGCAAAGATATAGCCACCTTCAAACCTTTAAATGGCTGCTCCTGCTCAAATTGCTTGCGGATGCGGCTAAGCACCGGCATATGGGCTTCCACCCAGTCGATTTTCAAATGGCCCTCTGGAGCCAGCTTCAAATCCGTAATTACGCTGTTCTGAATCGCTTTTGTTGTCAATGCAGTAACCTCCCAATCATAATCTGTGATCACAATTTCGCTTGCTGAGTTGCCTTTACATGTAAATCATTCTATGATGCCCCATCATGTCATACGGAACTTCCATCAGACGGTCAATCCAATCGAACCCGTAGCGATTTAAATAGGCAAAAATATTGAATACCCTTTCCTGTGGCTTGCGCTGTGGAAACAGGGACAGTTCAATACGGTCAAAATGGCGCAGGCCCGTTTCATTACTTCTCTCAAGCGCATCCTTGACGCGCGTCTGCATAAAATCCATCTGTTCGATGATTTTGGCTTTATTTGCACCGCCCAGTTTGAGCAGACCCTTTTCTACGCTGCCAAGCTGCTCTATCAATGGATCGTACATACCAGCGAAGGCTCTCTTCATATCCTCGAACTGCTCAACCAGCCGGAGCTGATCCTGTCTTGCCAGCCAATCTGCCTTGATTCTGTCAAATATGGCATGATCCATTACATCATCCCATGTCAGCCCATATTTGTCCATATGCTTTTGCAGTTTGTCGTCCATAACTGTAAACGACATTCTTGGCAGTAAGATCGGCATCCGCAGCTGCAGCAGCTCAAACGCCTTGCCCGTCAGGGCCCAATATGCAATCTCCCCGTTGCCCAGCACGGAACCGAGCACAGGAAGCAAATAATCCTGCATCACAGGCCGGGTCAGCACGTTGTTGCTAAAGCGCCCAGGATGGCTATGAAGCTCGTCGAGCAACTCGTTCGGAGTAAAGGAAACCAAACCTTTTCGGTCAACAAATCGGCCTTCACGCTTAAATAAGAGCAAACGCTCTCCTTCAGAGACGTAGAAAAGATTTGCGCCTCCCTCCGCAACCTCAGCCTGCGGATGGAAGCCTTGAGCGGCAATCTCTCTGGAGGCCGCATGATACGCGGATTCCAGCTCATCGTTGCTCCGGATCATTGCCTCGAACATCGGTGCTTCCAGCCGCCGCAGCGCCGGATCCGCGGAATCCAGCAGGATGAGGCCATACTTTCCGAACCAGGTGCCGAGCAGCCTTGCAAACGCATCAGTCAATGAACCGGATACGGCCAGCGTATCCCTCAATTGCTGCAGCAAATCGGCTTTGAATTCGCTATCCGGGAGCAGCCTCTCCAGCTCTGTAGCGGCATGGTTCCACTCCTCCTCGCTGACCGTAGTATGGCTGACCGGCCCCCTGCGGCCTTCCTCGCGCGGAATGCGGATGCGGCTTACCTCAAGACTTGGCGAGAGCACATATGTATGATTCACCTCATCCCAGTCATGATCCTCTCCGGCAATCCAGAATACGGGGACAACATCCCGCCCTAGCAGGGAAGCCGCCCGCTCAGCCGCTTTAATGATCGTTGCAGCTTTGTATATGACAAGCAAAGGCCCCGTGAACAAGCCGCTTTGCTGTCCTCCAGCAATAACGACAGTTCCCGGCTGCTCCAGCCTGCTCAACGAACTCATCACGGCAGCCTCCGGATTAAGCCGTTCATTATATTCGCGCAGCCGGCTGACAAGTTCCTTTCGCCCGGCCCGTAAATGCTCCGTCTGATCCAGCCACTGCAGTCTAGCCGTCCAGCTTCGATCGTTTGCCGGACATCCTCCGCCGTATAAATGCTCTACTGCCTCATAGTCCGACAGGTAGGACTCTGCCAGCGGTTGACCGGATTGTAAAGGCTCTTGAACAACGTTCATCAGGTTCATATCCTCCTGTTCCTTATCGAAAACCTCCATTCGATTGTACCGAATGTACTCCTTTCCCGTCAAAGCGAATCTATGTTTTCAATAAATAAGCTCTCCCAGGCGGCGAAAGCGGCGCTGAGAGAGCTCATCGGTTTTTGTTATTTTTTCGGCATCGATACCCAGTGTCCCTTGGTTACCTCAACCAGCTCGGAATTTTCCAGATCAAAGGCACCGCCGCCGGAACCGCCTTTGGCCGAATGGATTGGCCCATTGGCATCGTCCTCCAGCAAAATGCGCTTCTTATTAGCCTCGATTTCCGGATCAGGGATCGGGATCGCGGACAACAGCGTCTTCGTATACGGATGCATGGGATTAGCATACAATTCTTCGCTCTCTGCAAGCTCCACAATGCGGCCAAGGTACATCACCG from Paenibacillus woosongensis includes the following:
- a CDS encoding adenosylhomocysteinase produces the protein MTTKAIQNSVITDLKLAPEGHLKIDWVEAHMPVLSRIRKQFEQEQPFKGLKVAISLHLEAKTAYLAKVVQAGGAEVTITGSNPLSTQDDVCAALVEDGVTVFAKYNPDPKEYKELMIRALENKPDLIIDDGGDLVSILHSERPDLLENVRGGAEETTTGILRLKAMDKEGQLKFPMVAVNDAYCKYLFDNRYGTGQSVWDGINRTTNLVVAGKTVVVVGYGWCGKGVAMRAKGLGANVIVTEIDAIKAVEAYMDGFHVMPMIEAAKVGDFFVTVTGNRDVIRGEHYDVMKDGAILSNAGHFDVEVNKPELEERSVSVRTVRRNIEEYQLKDGRKIYVLAEGRLVNLAAGDGHPAEIMDMTFALQALSLKYVNERYKEIGATVVNVPYELDEQVARYKLESLGFGIDRLTEEQRAYLDSWQEH
- the bshC gene encoding bacillithiol biosynthesis cysteine-adding enzyme BshC; the protein is MNVVQEPLQSGQPLAESYLSDYEAVEHLYGGGCPANDRSWTARLQWLDQTEHLRAGRKELVSRLREYNERLNPEAAVMSSLSRLEQPGTVVIAGGQQSGLFTGPLLVIYKAATIIKAAERAASLLGRDVVPVFWIAGEDHDWDEVNHTYVLSPSLEVSRIRIPREEGRRGPVSHTTVSEEEWNHAATELERLLPDSEFKADLLQQLRDTLAVSGSLTDAFARLLGTWFGKYGLILLDSADPALRRLEAPMFEAMIRSNDELESAYHAASREIAAQGFHPQAEVAEGGANLFYVSEGERLLLFKREGRFVDRKGLVSFTPNELLDELHSHPGRFSNNVLTRPVMQDYLLPVLGSVLGNGEIAYWALTGKAFELLQLRMPILLPRMSFTVMDDKLQKHMDKYGLTWDDVMDHAIFDRIKADWLARQDQLRLVEQFEDMKRAFAGMYDPLIEQLGSVEKGLLKLGGANKAKIIEQMDFMQTRVKDALERSNETGLRHFDRIELSLFPQRKPQERVFNIFAYLNRYGFDWIDRLMEVPYDMMGHHRMIYM